In Leptolyngbya sp. O-77, the genomic window GGGTTAGCTGAAGAGGACTGTCAGGATTTTCAGGCGGATTAATTTTTGCAGGTGTTGCTGGGGGAGGCGTTGCTGTATCTACCTTCCCAATTTCTAAAACCCATGTGACTCGATCCGCAGGTTGTAATGCTTCTGCTACTGCCCAAGGCTTGTCATCGCCAAGCTGTTCCCTTATGGGAAGGAGTAGATCTCCTGTCTCATAAGCCAGAACCAGTTTACGGACAGATTCCCGATCGAACACTTCTTGGAAGCAGCGTTCCACCTTAGGAATCGGCGATCGCTCCCCCTCTACATTGCTCTCATTCGTTCCGGATACAAAGACTTGAGAGTAGCCGGATAAATCAATCCGAAGCGTCCCTGAACGGATTTGTTCGCGCCATTGTTCAATGTTCAGTTTGTTGTTGGAGCTAAATTCAATGCCATCGAGCAGAAGATCGCTAAGGCGAGATAGCCAGAGGTCCCGATCAAGACGACCTGGACTGATAAAGAGGGCATCGGCAATGCGATCAACTGTTTGCCGGAGCTGGTTCTGGGAAGTCTTGCGAGCATCAGCCAAGCCCGCTACATCAACGTATTTTGCCTCAGAAACAATGACTTTTAGAATGGGTTCGCCATCAACATACTGGGGTGAAATTGCCATGATGTCAGCAATTTGACCTTCTTTTTGCCCTAACCAAGAAGCGTAGTCATCCAGAAAGTACCAGCCGATCGGGTTTTGCGCTCCCATCTCTGCTGTGATTAAGGCTTTACTGAGAACAACGCCCATTAGCTCGCTGGCGAATCTACCGCATTTTGCGGCTCGTAACACGATGTCACCGGAAACGGCGTTAGCTTCGTTAATTAGGCGTTCTACCAGTTTGTCGATTCTGTTGCTTTCCAAGCCTAAGTTCAAGGCTTCTAAGCGCTTCCTGACTAGCACCTTAAGGACATTCAGAGATGCGTCCGAAGAGACAAGGAAGTTCCGTTCATCGGTACGGTTCTGTTGATAACGGATAACCTTTACGCCCTGGTTAACGAGTTGTCGTCGTTCCAGCAAATCATCGTAATTGACTACCCACTCTCCTAAACGGTGGCTTTCGTCAAAAGTTGTCTTTGTAGTTTCTTCCTGGAAGGAGATCTGACGGGCAGGTAAAAAGTGCTGATCAGGAGAGCAATCTTCACCTTGAATCAGGCTATACACCATATCGAGGTAGGCTTGACCCACCATCGTTTGCTTCGGACAGGTGAGATAAACGGTGGATTTAAGCTCGTCTTTAGCAGACGGGCGTTTCCGTGCCCAACGAGCAGGAGAATGGATTAAGATTTCGGCTGTGTTGCTGTCAAACGGTGAAGGCTGCCAAACCACTTTCGCCTGCCGGGAGATTGCATCTTGCAGAAACACAATGTCGGCAAATTTGCCTTCTGTAGGGGTTGTGGAAGGAACGTCGTTGGACATGACTGAGATCCGCAGTCTTGCCATAAAGTCTTGAGAAACCTCACTGGCAATGAAGGCATCGGGGTCAGCGTCAGAGCTTTCCAACATCTGCTCATAGAGTTGAGCGAGTTTTTGTCCATTTCGATGGCGCAGAACAACCTGACAACGAACTTCTTCGCGATCGTCTTGCAGTTCTTCACTCAGCTTGTTAACGATCGCTTGAGGCAGTTTGATCGAGTCGGTTTGGTACAGAACTACGCTCAAATTCGTTTTCTCATGGGGCAACAGTTCCACGTAGCGACGGATGATCCCTAGCAAGCGATCGGCTGCTTCAGCCGGATTTTCGTTGGTTGTGCGATCGCTCTCGTCCCGCGTGGGGCGCTCCATCAGGCTGTAGTCGTTGACCGTATCAGAGACAGACAGCAATTCGGGCTGCTGCCCCTGGTAGCCAACACAGACTTCAGGATAGTAGGGATGATCGAGTTCGTTTCGCAAATCAGCAAAAAATAGGCGGGAATCGCCAAAGTTGACCTCTGGTGTGGAGATGATGTACCTAAGGAGTCCTGCTAATTGGCGGGCTTTGACGGCTAGGGAGGCTAATCGTAGCGGATGCCAAGGGGCGATGATGGCAGCGGGTTTACCAAGCTCCACTCGAATGCAGCCCAAGCGCAAGATAGGTTGATAGAAGTCAATGCGATTGAGATCGCCTTTGACATGTTCTAGAACAGTCTTGAGTAGGTTGCCATAGGCTTCACACTGGTGCAACAGTTCTGGACTGGCAATCCCTTGTCCTTCGTTGGTAAAGCTGGCGATCGCTGCTCTGTATCTTTCTGCAAAAGTTTCCCAAGCAATGGTGATTTCTGCCGCCGCATCCTTTGAGAGACGAGCATCTGCGACGGCTTGTTTGAGTTTTGCGGGAAGAACTTTATCTAGATCGCTCTTGCGATCATATTTATTGACTAAAGAACCCCGATCTTGACGATATGCGGCCATTAGGGTTCCAACATCTGATAGAGAAATGCCCTGCAACCGCCCCTTCTTACTGACTAGCTCCCGCGACACCTGGGACAGTTGGAAAGGTGAGTCTTTGCGTAGCCGTTCCAAATCACTACCCAATTCCATTCCAATTGAATTTGGATTACAACGCCAGACCAGTTGAGTCTTTGCAATTAGCTCCTGGGCGTTATCCCGCATCTCGACATAGAATTTGATTTCCGTCGCAGTTCTTGCTATCGAAGTATTCTCTCGGTACTTTGTTTTCTGCTTCTTTTTAGTCTCTTCTAACAATGTGTCGTACTCGAACAACCAATGAGTTTCCCATTGAATATGAGGGTTTGTTAGTTGTTCAATACCTCGATAGCGGGTACAGAAATACCGACCTACATCGGCATTGAGTTCTAACCATTTACTTTTTCTACTGCTTTTCTGAGTTTCAATTTTGAGAAATTTAACGCCAGCAGTATTTTCTGCTTGATCAAACAGTCGCTCGAATGCTTGTAGTAAACCAATCAGAAAATCTGTACATTCAATGGGTTGTCCGTAAACGAATTTATCCCACTTTGCTTTGAGTTTGCGATCGCCCTCAAGTTCCTGACGGTGCGCGTCATAAAATTCCCGATCCTCGTCTAGCGCCTCACGTTTATTGCGCTTTTTCAGAGCGTTGATGTACTGAGTTTCTGACTCCGTTAGGGTATCGGGATACTCATCATTAAAGAAGTCCAGGGTGAGAGAAGCAATATCTGTCTTTTGAGCTTGTAGCCCAGAGAACAGCGTGTTGATATTATCCGATTCCCACTCAAACTTAGAAAGGGCTTCAGTTTCAGGAGTCCAGCCAGCAGCACTGCCAATAAAGGAATGAATGGTAGGATGGGCGATCGCAGGAATATCATCCTTCACCTTGTCAAAGGCAGTTTGAAGATCCTGCTCATCAATTGGTTTGCGGCTAGGGGTTTGCTTCAGTAGTAAACACGCACGTTTCGCAAAGGCTTGCTGAAATAGCTTTTCCCATCGTTGAGTCTGTCCTAATTGAGTTTCAGGGATGGCACGAAAGTAGCCAGAATCACGAGGAAGCCGTAGAGCGGGAAGTGCCCATCCAAGTGCATCGATGACTGGAAGGCTTTCTTCAAGAATGCGCGATCGTGTTTGAACAATGTATTCCGCAAAATTTTCTAGACTGGGTGTGCCGACTCGTTGGAGTCCGTTGAGGGCTTTACGCCAGTATTCAATCTGCTCAGCAGGAATTGCCAGGTCTTTTGCAGCCAGGTTAATCCAGCACTCAATCTGTCCCTTCAGTTCCTGAGCGCCAACCGAGGTAATGTCATTGAGAGATTGGGCTTGGTCGTCGCTGATGTTAGCCAGCAGTAGTGCAGGGCGATCGCAAGCTGAGTGACGCAGGTGAACTGTGCGTTCATCGGTCAAAATCTCGTCAGGTAAGCCGAAGCCTGCCACGAGATCTCGTGGAACTTGAATTTTGATGAGCGGGGCAAGTTCAGAATCCTTCAGAATGGTTTGAGAGACGGCAGCAACCTGCTGAGCAGTAAGGCGATTTAGCAGAAACCGGGCTACTCCCTCGTTGGTCTCGTCGGTTTGAATTGAGCGTTTTAGGAAGTCAGCCGCAACTTGACCAATCAGTTCAATGGTCTGCATCATCTCACCTCCGAGGCAAAGGGATTTTGAACGTAGGCACAAGCATCGGAAAGGCGTTTGAGCAGCCCAATGCTGGCAAGGCGGCGTTCAAGCCGTTCGGCATTGGCTACAAAATCTTCGCGATCCGCATCACCGGAGTTGATCAAATCTGTTGCTTGGCGATCGCCAATAATAAACCCATATTTCTGGTACAGTTTCGCCAAAAACTCTTGAAACTCCATACGAGTTGGTACAGAAGCGAGTACCAACGTCCTCAGCAAGGAATCAGTTGGGGCATAGCGAGTGCGACGACTACCTCGACTGGACGATAAGCCGATTTCGCGTGACCAGGTTCTATGAAACTTACCAAGGTGCTTCTGGTGCCGCTCAACCGCATCTTTGCGTAAGTCATCTAGAAGTGCATCAGGTGAGGAGCCACCTGCACTTGACCATGAGAAGTACTGTTTTAACAGATCAGTAGCATCATCAATAGAGCTTCCGGAATTAAGGCAATCTTGCCACTCTGGTAAGTCAGCAGTACTTCGGATGTAGTGCTCAATTGCTTGTTGTGGCAGATTATCGTTCTTCTGAAACTCATCCGAAGCCAACTCACGCACTGTTGTTTTCTTAGGTGCGACAATCTCTAGCACAAATTGCGGCGGAGTAGACTCACCTAATGTCGCCTTGGCACGGCTTAACAAGTAGATAATCAGGTGCAGCCCAGTAATAGTGACAATGTGAGGTAGAGAATCGTAGTCAGGTAAATTACAATTTAGGATGTCAAGCCAGTCCTCAGCTAAACGCTCATACTCAGGTAGCTGAGCATAAGGAAGATAAGGTGGATTTCCGCTAGATTTAAAGCTAGTACGATCTTGTTCAGGCTGAAGAGCAAGTACTAGCTGGTTCCACTTGGTTCCTTTATAACTGGGAGAGTAATCCTTTGCTATGAGACCTATTTTTTCTAGATGACTTAGGATCTCTTTGCCCCGACCACTACGGCATAGCATTAAGTAAAGAAGTTCACCTGTTCTCTTGAAAAAACGACGATCTGCCGTAGATTCTGTCTCTTTTACTTGTAGATCTGTAAAGAGACAATCAGGACCATAGGGAAATATAAATTGAGAACTCCATCGTTTATTTGTGTCTTTCTCTATTGCATTTCGCTTTAAAAATCTCACGACTTCAACAAAATCTTTGAAAGAATTGAATCGGCTTTTCAAGTAGCTAAAATCAGGTAGCGCAATTCCTCCAACGCTGCTTTGAAATAAAGCGAGCCATTTTTCCCACCTTTCTTTGTCATTTGAAGGATCATCAGCAATGACTTCAAGATGTGGATTATTGAAAAGTAAGTTCCGTAGATATAAGCGTGTGAAGGGTTTATATTGAAGCACATTATAACCCTCTTCGGAAAAAGCTACTCCTTCAGATGCTTTTGACTGGACTATAAGCAAAAATTCCAAAATCGTAAGCCAAGGTAGTTGCTCATCATAAAGTCGAACTCCCCAAATTGCTTCATCAATCCACATTTCATAATCATCAATATTCTGTGGAGGAGGTAATACATCTAATCTCATACATTAATCTCCAAAGGTCTTGGGATTGCTGTTCCATCAGAGTTAAGTTCCAAAAGTTTTAATTGAGTATTCTCTTCACCATCAGCCTCTTCTCCTTCTCTTTTTCTTCTAATCTTTAGCTGCTTCAATATCTGTGATTTAAATGCCAATAAGTCCTCGTAGCATTCTTGAGAAAAGTTACTTGGTAAAGCCCCCTCGGCAACACGGCTTAGGTACTCATATCGAGTTAAATTTAAGCGTAGTAAAGCAGGGGCAACATTAGGATCAGAGGAAAGGTAAACAAGAAGGCTTAGTGTCCTCAACTCAGAATTCAAAATTACATCAACGCGCTCACCTCTCTTGGGCCAGGTAGAAATAGATTCCTCATGAATTCGGCTAATTCTGGCTTGTGAATGGCTTCCTGAAGTTGCCAAAACTAGTTCATTTTGGTTACTAACCAATAATCCTGTAAAGATGCGATTTAGTCCTTTGACCAACCGTGCAACAATTGGCTTAGGAGTCTCCTTGCCCTTCTGTAAAACCCTATAAACGTCATTTAAATACTCGCCAGCATATTGAAAGATCGTGAGATCCCAAAGCTTCATGTCTGTTGTGCGATCGCCAGGAATAGTAAAAAACAACCGCTGCCGTTGGGCTTGAAGAACGCCAAGAAACTCTTCTCGTCCCTTAGCAGCATCCCCTTCCAAATAGGAACGCTGTTGAGCTTGGTACTTTAAGTCGGCTCCGTAGAATGAATCAGATAACACTAAGTCAGCGTAGAGCGGTTGTAGTTCTGGATCGTCTGCTCCAAAAATTAGAATGTTGTCAATTTGATTGCTGGTTTCCACCCCAATACCAAAGCTACGTAGAACTTTGAAGACTTCAGTTGATTCACGCCGCCGCTCAGGTAGGTTCTCGCCAAAGATATTGCGATAGAGGCTGGCACGCGATGCCGTTTCAGCCGCAATAATATCAGGAACTTGCCGACAATTGAGTAACCGATCTTTTGCGTCTGGATGACCTAATAGTGCATTGGCAACCAACAGAAGCAATTGGCGAACTGGAAGATGCATCTGGTTTAGTTCGCACAGTTCGAGAAGGTCGGTCAATCGTTCTCGTGTGGTTCGATCCGCATCAGTTCCCTCTAGACGCTGTTTGTTCTGCCAAATCGGACATCCCTGGCTCTGATAAGCACATTGATTGCAGTCGTTCCAACCCGGATGCTCCAAAACGGCTTTCAGAATCCGGGGAAACAAAACGGCAGCGCTTTGACGGCTGAGGTTGTAGAGTTTGACTTGGAAGCCTTCTAATTCACGTAAGTCTCCCACTAAAAGATCTTCGATTGCCTTTCGTACAGGCTCAAGTTCTTGAATTTGTGCTGCTTCTGCCCACGCTTCCACTAGCTGTCCATCGTTCGCTGCAATTAGATAGACCTTGGAAGTGTCCGTACCCAAGATAGCAGTTGCTATTTGTGGCAGGAGCGACTGTTTTTCCTCTAGAGTAAGTTCGCTCAAATCCTTGATGACGATTAGCTGGCGTACCGAAGGGCTGCTTGGAGCATCGCTCAACACCAAGCGTTGAATCTTGCTATCCTTTTGCCAATCATCAACAGACCCACCAAACTCTTCCCAAATCTGCCGACAATAGTAGGTTTTACCATCCCCAGCCGTACCCGTTAAAATAACCGACTTGGGCGAAGTTGAACGGAAGTTATCCAGCAATTCACCTAGATACTCAGTTTCAAAAGCGATCGGTTGAAGCTTCTTGCGCCGTAAAGCACGCTGAATCACCTCGTCATACATATTGTCATTGCGAGGAATTGGTCCGTACTGACGTAGAAAACTTATCCAATCTGATGCAGGGCAAGATGACTGTTGAAAAGGCATATCATAATTTTCCTGATGACGCAATGTGAACTAAAATTCCTAAAATCTGTTCGACTGGCGGCATCGCATACTCCTTCAGATCAAACGTCACAGTCCGGTGTTCTAGCTTGAGAAATCGCCATAGGCTACCGCTGGTCACGGTGCAATAAATTGTAGCAACTGCATTTCCTTGTTGCTGGTTAAACCTTCTGTGCTGCCACCATTTCCGCAATACATTGCCCTAGCCCTGCATCCAGATCACCTTTTTTAGCCTCCACGATAACCGCGACCGGGTGCGATCGCACCACAGCCATTCCAGACAGGCCACCAGCAGCGCCAACTGGGCATAGTGTAACGAACTTTCCATCTCTGGTTCATCGCTCTCCAGTTGACGGGCATCGGGCATTAAGTCTGCCAATTCCTGAGCCGTTAGGGTCATGATGGGTTCTCTCCACAAGGAAAAACTTGGGCAAGGGCGAGGGTCTGGTCTCCCACCGGCAGGGCGATCGCCCCAGACGGCGTGACAATCTGGCGATTCAGATAGCCAAACTGCCCCGGTGTAATTTGAGCCGGTTCGCTGTAGGCTTCCAGCGTGCGATCGATGAGATTAAATAACCAGTAGTGGGGAATGGCAGCCTCAGCATAGAGAGCCAGCTTCACCGTGCGATCGTACTCTAGCGATGAATCCGCTACTTCCATAACTAGGAGCGTGTCCGCAGGGGTTGGATGGGCTGATTCATAATCATCATCTCGGTTCTTCACGATTGCAAAATCTGGCTCTGGCTCTCCATCGAACGCAAGCGTGATAGGAGACTGACACCGAAGAGTCGCCCTATCTCCAATGATTGGGAGTAAGATCCTAAGTAATCGAGTGATACAGGTTTCATGAGCAGTGCCCTTTGCTGCCATTTGAATAAGCTCCCCCCGAATTAGCTCGATATGGTCATCTTCGCCCAGAAAGCCAAGGTCCACTAAACGGTGATAGTCCTGCACTGTGAATCGTACAGGTTGAGGGGTTTGAGTGGGTTGGATGGCGGTGGTGATCATCAAGCCTCCTGGATGGACATCTCGAACGGTACTCAATCCTGTGAGTTCAGCTTATAGATGGCACGCAAGACAGGGCAAGGTGTCGTCCTCCTCATCCAAAATAGCTTCCAGGCTCTCCACCAGGGGGCGATCGGGCTTTTGTTGGGCCTCTCGTGCCATTGCCTTGTGATGATCGGCAATAATTTGGTCTTTCCGCTCTAGCAACTCCAGCAACGTTTCGCCCTGGGTCCAGGTGTAGGTTCTGCCGTCTTTGTGCTGGCTTTCATAGTCCACGGCTCTGGCAAACAGGTCGGGGTGGGTTTCATGTAGCATCACCCATTCGTACTTGCGCTGAAAGAAGCAGAAAAAGCAACCAGAGCGCGATCGCCAGCGGTAGTAATCGGGCATTCCGATACCGCTTTCTTCCAGCAGGCGAAGAATATCCGCTTTGACCTTTCCGTGTTCTTTAAAAGGGAATACGGGAGTGATATTCGGTTTAGTAGAGATATAACCATCACGGTTTTCATCAGCTCGAATACCAATGTAGCTAAACACCTCATCATCACCTACCCACTTTTCAAGAGGCCTAATTTTCATTTGTTCTGTACACCACCTTTGCCTGGGCGAAGGTAGATACCCACTATGAATCTGTAGCCAGTGATCAAACCCTCGCTCTGCATCTAAGTAGTGAATTTTAATCTCAAGGTAATTTTCAATTCGCTTGAGATAGTTGTAGGTTTCAGGCAATTCCTTATGGGTATCGCAGAAGAAGTACTCAATCTCTAGGTCAGGATATTCTCGACGCATAAAGATAGCAAGAGCGGTACTGTCTTTGCCCCCTGACAGCCCTAAGATATGTCTTGGTTGTTTGTTGGTACTAGTGTTTTCCATACTGTTCACATCGTTTGCGTCTGCTTGATTGCCTCTCTATTATCGGCAAGGTTAAACCATTGTGGATTTTGGATGGCTTAGCTGATGGTTGGTTGATTGGCAGCGGCGGCGGCGAGGTTTCTGCCAGCACGCGCTCGCTGAGAAGAGTTAGAAAAGCTTGGCGTAATTGAGGGTCAGAACATTCTGCCAGCACTCGTTCAACTAGCGGCTCAAGGCGTTGCTGCTGTTCCTGATCCATCCAGACCATGCGGTGAATTTCGCTGCCATCCGGTCGCGTCACCGTCAACCGTCGCGCCTCAAAGCCACTTCGACTCTGGGCAGCGACATCTTTTTGCAACGCTTCTAAATTTTTGAACCGTCGCGCCAGGTCACTCAGATTTAACTCAAAGGCTGTGATATCCTGATCCGTCCAGGCTTCTGCGGGTTTGTCGGCCACAATCATCAGCAACGACTCTAACCAAATGCGATCGCTGACCGTTTCATCGGCTGCCGCCCGCACAAATCGATTCAGCTTGCTCTCCAGACAATTCCCCAGCAAGTACTTTGCCCGAAACTGCAAATCCAATCGCAGTTGATCGCGATCGCTCCTCAGCCCAAAGGCGTTGTACAGCATCACTTCACAGTCTTGCAGCAAGACATCGTAGGCCGTGTGGATTTCCCGCAAGATCTGCACCAACTGTTCCCGAAACCGTCGCGCTGTTGCTGAATCCGTCGCCGTTTCATGCTCCGGGTCAATCCGAATTGGGTCTAAACCCAGTGCCCTGGGCAAATCCGCAAACAGTAATTCATCCGGCTCCTGGGTTTGCCGCAGTGTTTGAATGACAGCTTGAGCATTGGCACTGAGCCGCTTCGATTTCACCGTATACGCGGGGAGCTTACGGACAAACTGCACCAACGGTTTCACGACTGACAAAATCGTGCGATTACGGGTGCCCGGTTGCCCCTTCGCAGGACTGCTTCTGAGGATTGCCTCCAGTTCCCGGAACACCTGCGATCGCACTCCCATCACAGCAATATGTTTGACAGCAAACCGGGATGGATCTTTGACCAGTAGCTCAAAATGTTCTGCCCCCAGCACCGGGATAAACGTGCCATCTTTATAGATCGAAACTTGATCGACATAATGCAGCAACACAGCAGCTAATAATAGCGGTAATACTCCTGACTTCACCCCATGGGGCGGATCGGCCAGTTGCTGATAGAGTTGAGCGATCGATCGCGGCTTGTCGGTGGCTTCCAGACAAAACCGGGCGATCGCCTGCCACACAATTGCCACGCCTGAATCAGCGATCGCAGGATAAAATCCCCACACCCCATCCTCCTGCCGATGGATTCCCGTAGCTTCCAGCACCGAACCATACATGGCGACTTCCGGCCCATAGCCTGCTAACCCCAAGCGTTGCTTGTCAGCGTGTTTGAGCATGGCCTCAATCAGTTCGCGCCGCGCCTTGGCCCCCTGGGAGGTCAGTTCACGGCGATTGATCAGTTCATTGTCGAGTACTAGGCCCTGGCAATAGGTGCGATCGCACAAGTCTGAAAGCGCAGATTGGAAGCCTCTGGAGGACTCAATGGCAGTGAGTTGCCCATCAATCCAGCAGGTATTTTTTTGTGCAGACCAGTTGAATGCTAGAGCGACGGTTTCATTCAGCAGTTGCTCTGCTTCGATTAGGCGTTGTCTTACCTCTCGCTTTGCCACACCATCCGTTTGCAACTCAGGGGCATCTTTCCAGATCTGCTTCAGTGCCCAAAAATCTTCACTCCGCATTCGCAAAAGTTCAAGATTAGCAACTGTAATCACAATCAGTGGTTTGCCATCCGCAGTCCGTGCTGGAACTGATTCAGGTGACGCGGTATCTAACCAGTAAGCAATTAAGCCGTCACTCCCTGAATTAGCACCAGTTAACGCCTTCAGGTCAACCCGACTATCCACATACCGCTGCTCAAAATAGCGGAGATTACCCGTCGTGGTGTAGTGGCGTTGAGCAACCAGCGGTTTTAGCGGATAGGTGGTGGTCAACAAATCGGCTAAGGGATTGTAGGCTCGTTCGATTTGCCCTTGAATGGCGGCTTCCACATCGAAATCAGAGCCTTGCCAGATTCGCAGTTCGTCTTGAGCGCTGCGGTGGGTGATTAATTTTTTCTGCTTCAGGTATTGGATCGTCTTCTGCCAATGCTGACGGCCCTTTTCATCGGTGGGGGTGTCGCACAATGCCAGTGCTACTAATTCAGGCGTTGCGCGAAACTTTCCAGTTGAGGTGACCAGGTTGAGAATTCCAATGGTTTTCAGGACTTTGAGCACATCCTGGCTCTGGTCTCTGGCATCCTGAATCAACCCCTGTACTTCCACCCAACGTTGTAAGTTGAGTCGCGATGCCAATCCGGTGACGGCATCCACAAAGTAGTCATAAAGCTGGTACAGCTTCAGGGTGGGGATGTGATCTCCCTGAATGGCAGTGGATTTAAGAAACTGCGGCAAGGCGTAAGGCTCGTCGCTGGTGAGAAAGGTAAATAAAGAGCGATCGTTCTGGGCGTAACGCACACAGAGCATGGGCAGCACCAGCGCCGTCAGGGGGTGCAGGGGATAGGCATCTGCTAGCACCTTTGCCGAAATTTCGTATTCTGAGAGTACCTCTTTTAACGCCTCAAACCAGCGTTCGGCCTGCAGGTGAATGCTGGGTCGAATTTGACTGGAGCGAACGATCGCTTGCCCAATTAAGCGAGTCATCTGACTGGGCGATTCAGTGAGAACAATGTCCGTGAATCGTCCGTGAATCTTTGTCCATTCGCTTTGTTCTACTGTCGAGAGGCGATCGCCATACCCGGCAAAGGACTGATGCAGAATCCCCACCAGGTGAACTTGGTAATCGCCCTCTAGCTCTAATTCGGCAATTTGTTGCAGCAGGTATAGATCTTGAATTCCCTGATGATGCGCCGCATATTCCAGATTCTTGCCCAACTCATCAATCATGAGCAGCACATCTGTTTCAACCGTCTGGACGATCGCCCGAAGCAATTTCAGCACTTGTTGGTCGGTAACCTGGCAGTTGCCCTCCTCCGCCTGGAAGCGCCACTCATTCAAATCCATCCAGAAATCTGGCTTCCGCCTTTTTTTCCAAAATCGATCAAAGCCGTAGGACAGGGCGCGTACCACCGTCCAACTCAGCGGTTCTCGTTGAGCGGTGGCGATGGCTCTCACTAACCCTGCTTCAGGAATGCGTCTGATCGCTTCCATTTCGGGGCTATTGGCCGGAAAAACCGATTCAGCGATCGCCCAAGCTGCCTCAGCAACCGGACTTTCTTCAGGGGCACACAACGCCGCCAAAAAATGGGCAAAGGCTGACTTCCCTGTTCCATAGACTCCAGTTAATGTCCAGGCGCGGTGAGCATTCGGATCGCCAATGGCAGATAAAAT contains:
- a CDS encoding FtsK/SpoIIIE domain-containing protein yields the protein MMQTIELIGQVAADFLKRSIQTDETNEGVARFLLNRLTAQQVAAVSQTILKDSELAPLIKIQVPRDLVAGFGLPDEILTDERTVHLRHSACDRPALLLANISDDQAQSLNDITSVGAQELKGQIECWINLAAKDLAIPAEQIEYWRKALNGLQRVGTPSLENFAEYIVQTRSRILEESLPVIDALGWALPALRLPRDSGYFRAIPETQLGQTQRWEKLFQQAFAKRACLLLKQTPSRKPIDEQDLQTAFDKVKDDIPAIAHPTIHSFIGSAAGWTPETEALSKFEWESDNINTLFSGLQAQKTDIASLTLDFFNDEYPDTLTESETQYINALKKRNKREALDEDREFYDAHRQELEGDRKLKAKWDKFVYGQPIECTDFLIGLLQAFERLFDQAENTAGVKFLKIETQKSSRKSKWLELNADVGRYFCTRYRGIEQLTNPHIQWETHWLFEYDTLLEETKKKQKTKYRENTSIARTATEIKFYVEMRDNAQELIAKTQLVWRCNPNSIGMELGSDLERLRKDSPFQLSQVSRELVSKKGRLQGISLSDVGTLMAAYRQDRGSLVNKYDRKSDLDKVLPAKLKQAVADARLSKDAAAEITIAWETFAERYRAAIASFTNEGQGIASPELLHQCEAYGNLLKTVLEHVKGDLNRIDFYQPILRLGCIRVELGKPAAIIAPWHPLRLASLAVKARQLAGLLRYIISTPEVNFGDSRLFFADLRNELDHPYYPEVCVGYQGQQPELLSVSDTVNDYSLMERPTRDESDRTTNENPAEAADRLLGIIRRYVELLPHEKTNLSVVLYQTDSIKLPQAIVNKLSEELQDDREEVRCQVVLRHRNGQKLAQLYEQMLESSDADPDAFIASEVSQDFMARLRISVMSNDVPSTTPTEGKFADIVFLQDAISRQAKVVWQPSPFDSNTAEILIHSPARWARKRPSAKDELKSTVYLTCPKQTMVGQAYLDMVYSLIQGEDCSPDQHFLPARQISFQEETTKTTFDESHRLGEWVVNYDDLLERRQLVNQGVKVIRYQQNRTDERNFLVSSDASLNVLKVLVRKRLEALNLGLESNRIDKLVERLINEANAVSGDIVLRAAKCGRFASELMGVVLSKALITAEMGAQNPIGWYFLDDYASWLGQKEGQIADIMAISPQYVDGEPILKVIVSEAKYVDVAGLADARKTSQNQLRQTVDRIADALFISPGRLDRDLWLSRLSDLLLDGIEFSSNNKLNIEQWREQIRSGTLRIDLSGYSQVFVSGTNESNVEGERSPIPKVERCFQEVFDRESVRKLVLAYETGDLLLPIREQLGDDKPWAVAEALQPADRVTWVLEIGKVDTATPPPATPAKINPPENPDSPLQLTLSDQPIEPETTILPGASSVESVDSWASPALVSWWQQGQAQTSQGDAVAEKWLEEAAGKLRTALLGYNLQAKIEGKRLTPNAAIVRFKGSDNLKLDDIEKKRSQLLTTHSLNVISVYGQPGEIVVTVARPQRQTISLREVWAKRKINRSPSGVNLSFVIGVKELDGELLYLNLGSSFENLEQHAPHTLIAGATGSGKSVLLQNLLLDICATNSPKLASIYLIDPKMGVDYANISDLPHLKEGIIIDQDRAIEVLDLLVEEMDNRYRKFLPQKAKSLQDYNSKVPEQDRLPVLWLVHDEFAEWMLVDEYKAAVSAAVQRLGVKARAAGIYLIFAAQRPDANVLPVQLRDNLGNRLILRVESVGTSEISLGQKGAENLLGKGHLAARLTNQSDLIYAQVPFLADEEMAAIAEIIKQQ
- a CDS encoding Uma2 family endonuclease, producing the protein MITTAIQPTQTPQPVRFTVQDYHRLVDLGFLGEDDHIELIRGELIQMAAKGTAHETCITRLLRILLPIIGDRATLRCQSPITLAFDGEPEPDFAIVKNRDDDYESAHPTPADTLLVMEVADSSLEYDRTVKLALYAEAAIPHYWLFNLIDRTLEAYSEPAQITPGQFGYLNRQIVTPSGAIALPVGDQTLALAQVFPCGENPS
- a CDS encoding phosphoadenosine phosphosulfate reductase family protein, whose amino-acid sequence is MENTSTNKQPRHILGLSGGKDSTALAIFMRREYPDLEIEYFFCDTHKELPETYNYLKRIENYLEIKIHYLDAERGFDHWLQIHSGYLPSPRQRWCTEQMKIRPLEKWVGDDEVFSYIGIRADENRDGYISTKPNITPVFPFKEHGKVKADILRLLEESGIGMPDYYRWRSRSGCFFCFFQRKYEWVMLHETHPDLFARAVDYESQHKDGRTYTWTQGETLLELLERKDQIIADHHKAMAREAQQKPDRPLVESLEAILDEEDDTLPCLACHL